A single genomic interval of Stieleria maiorica harbors:
- a CDS encoding sulfatase family protein has translation MKVNSLAFLVCFFLPLMTVSISHAADTPPNVVLVFADDLGYGDLGCYGATKVQTPNIDRLAKEGRMFSDAHSASAVCTPSRYALLTGEYPLRANGGKGVWGPAPVTSGLIVDTDKLTTADVFKNNGYKTAALGKWHLGFGEGTNNWQEPLRPGPLDLGFDYYFGLPVVNSAPPYVYVENDRIVGGDPADPLVYLGRGQHKDATPITKIPPEASQRTPNMFKGAVEAHKHYNDYTVGTVLAGKAVDWITANKQNPFFLYLATTHIHHPFTPGENFQGSSQAELYGDFIQELDWMVGQVTKSLEEHGLSDNTLVIFTSDNGAMLNLGGRNAVRAGHRINGDLLGFKFGAWEGGHRVPFIARWPGKIAPGSKSDQLICNVDLLATFAALVGKDPESVENKDSINMLPALLGDPSEPLREELLLAPHKPSHLAIRKGKWLYIGARGSGGFSGSKEHQHAWGGPPATAFVGSVNSDIENGRYKPDAPRAQLYDLQNDVRQTQNVYNRFPEVVKEMEALLESYRPQKAAAKNPKRNRQPKVTKQ, from the coding sequence ATGAAAGTCAACTCCCTTGCGTTCCTGGTCTGTTTCTTCTTGCCACTGATGACCGTTTCCATCAGTCACGCAGCTGACACTCCCCCTAACGTCGTGCTGGTTTTTGCCGACGACCTGGGCTACGGTGACCTGGGGTGCTACGGGGCAACCAAGGTGCAGACGCCGAACATCGACCGCTTGGCCAAAGAAGGGCGAATGTTCTCCGACGCTCATTCCGCGTCCGCGGTTTGCACGCCTTCGCGCTACGCCTTGTTGACCGGCGAGTATCCGCTCCGCGCCAACGGTGGTAAAGGCGTGTGGGGACCGGCGCCGGTGACCAGCGGATTGATCGTTGACACCGATAAATTGACCACGGCGGACGTTTTCAAAAACAACGGCTATAAAACGGCGGCACTGGGCAAGTGGCATTTGGGGTTCGGTGAGGGGACCAACAACTGGCAGGAACCGCTGCGTCCCGGCCCCTTGGATCTCGGGTTCGATTACTACTTCGGACTACCCGTGGTCAACAGCGCCCCGCCGTATGTCTACGTCGAAAATGATCGCATCGTCGGCGGTGACCCGGCCGACCCGCTGGTCTATCTCGGCCGGGGCCAACACAAGGACGCAACGCCGATCACCAAGATTCCCCCCGAAGCCTCGCAACGCACGCCTAACATGTTCAAAGGGGCGGTCGAGGCTCACAAACACTACAACGACTACACGGTCGGAACGGTCTTGGCGGGCAAGGCGGTCGACTGGATCACCGCCAACAAGCAGAATCCGTTCTTTCTGTACCTGGCCACGACCCACATTCACCACCCCTTTACCCCCGGAGAAAACTTTCAGGGTTCAAGCCAAGCGGAGCTCTACGGCGACTTCATCCAGGAATTGGACTGGATGGTCGGGCAAGTCACCAAGTCGCTCGAGGAGCATGGTTTGAGTGACAACACGCTGGTCATCTTCACCAGCGACAACGGCGCGATGTTGAATCTGGGTGGCCGCAACGCGGTCAGGGCGGGACATCGGATCAACGGCGATCTGCTGGGATTCAAGTTCGGTGCCTGGGAAGGCGGTCATCGCGTTCCGTTCATCGCCCGCTGGCCCGGCAAGATTGCACCGGGCAGCAAGTCGGACCAGTTGATCTGCAACGTCGACCTGCTTGCCACGTTTGCGGCGTTGGTCGGCAAGGACCCCGAATCGGTGGAGAACAAAGACAGCATCAACATGCTGCCTGCCTTGCTGGGAGATCCGTCCGAGCCGCTTCGCGAAGAGTTGCTCCTTGCGCCGCACAAGCCATCGCACTTGGCCATCCGCAAAGGAAAGTGGTTGTACATCGGGGCGCGGGGCAGCGGCGGATTTAGCGGCAGCAAGGAACACCAACACGCCTGGGGCGGACCGCCGGCGACGGCGTTTGTCGGCAGCGTAAACAGCGACATCGAAAACGGCAGGTACAAGCCGGACGCGCCGCGCGCCCAACTCTACGATTTGCAGAACGATGTCCGCCAAACCCAAAACGTTTACAACCGATTCCCCGAGGTCGTGAAGGAAATGGAGGCATTGTTGGAAAGCTATCGCCCCCAAAAGGCGGCAGCAAAGAACCCAAAACGAAATCGTCAACCGAAGGTGACCAAGCAATGA
- a CDS encoding sulfatase family protein — protein MPSLGFGQTPRRPNVIFFLTDDLGYSDISCYGATKVQTPNIDRLASEGIKFTDFHTGASICSPSRAAFLTGAYPQRCGLYMGINPIRDEHWFLGLNPDEVTLAEQFKKQDYETFLIGKWHLGKEPEFHPFRHGFDHYYGMPNNAGHSSTFYDGKQEIYSQTPLAQLTKLYTDRAVKIITEHGDQPFFLYFSHNYPHTPYKAGKDFVGSSQDGVRGDVIEELDWGIGEMMNALHKAGIAENTIVIFTSDNGPVKPQYAAPYRGTKYVTFEGGHRVPFIFHWPAVIKHGVQSDTPVVAMDLFPSLSEIIGQTLPDDRVYDGVSLMPLLIGGKLTRADDQPFYYYNCENLQAIRHGDWKLHLPRSSEQLPFWDKNKAFTRIQSPVLYNLRLDVAESQDVSAANPDIVRQMVRMAEQTRQELGEFMQRGDGQRPTGSAIKDAPVISHGKDWPTVDAATRKAIHAERLKRHPELKAETGKQKPRTQRQRTK, from the coding sequence ATGCCATCACTCGGTTTCGGCCAGACGCCGCGGCGACCCAACGTCATCTTCTTTTTGACCGATGACCTGGGATACTCCGACATCAGCTGCTACGGCGCGACGAAGGTGCAGACGCCGAACATCGACCGCTTGGCGTCCGAAGGGATCAAGTTCACGGACTTCCATACCGGCGCTTCGATCTGTTCCCCGTCGCGGGCGGCTTTTCTGACCGGTGCCTATCCCCAGCGATGTGGCCTCTATATGGGAATCAATCCGATCCGTGACGAACATTGGTTTCTGGGGCTGAATCCCGATGAAGTCACATTGGCGGAGCAGTTTAAAAAGCAAGATTACGAAACCTTTTTGATCGGCAAATGGCACCTCGGCAAGGAACCCGAATTCCATCCCTTCCGGCACGGGTTTGATCACTACTACGGCATGCCCAACAACGCGGGGCACTCGTCAACGTTTTACGACGGCAAGCAGGAGATCTATTCGCAAACTCCCTTGGCCCAGCTGACCAAGCTGTACACGGATCGAGCGGTGAAGATCATCACCGAGCACGGCGACCAACCGTTCTTTTTGTATTTCTCGCACAACTATCCCCACACGCCTTACAAAGCCGGCAAGGACTTCGTCGGATCGTCCCAGGACGGCGTCCGCGGCGACGTGATTGAGGAACTTGATTGGGGAATTGGCGAAATGATGAACGCGCTACACAAGGCGGGGATCGCGGAGAATACGATCGTGATCTTCACATCGGACAACGGTCCGGTGAAACCGCAATACGCGGCCCCCTATCGCGGAACCAAGTATGTGACCTTCGAAGGCGGCCATCGCGTCCCGTTCATTTTTCATTGGCCGGCGGTGATCAAGCATGGCGTCCAATCCGACACGCCGGTCGTCGCCATGGATCTGTTCCCGTCGTTGTCGGAGATCATTGGCCAGACGCTACCGGACGATCGCGTGTACGACGGCGTCAGCCTGATGCCGCTCTTGATCGGCGGAAAGCTGACTCGGGCCGATGACCAGCCGTTCTACTATTACAACTGCGAGAACCTGCAAGCGATTCGTCACGGCGACTGGAAGTTGCATCTTCCGCGTTCCAGCGAGCAGCTCCCGTTTTGGGACAAGAACAAGGCCTTCACACGGATCCAGTCACCCGTCCTGTACAACCTGCGTTTGGACGTTGCCGAGTCGCAAGACGTCTCCGCGGCCAACCCCGATATCGTCCGGCAGATGGTACGCATGGCCGAACAGACTCGCCAGGAACTGGGGGAGTTTATGCAACGGGGCGATGGCCAACGCCCGACCGGATCGGCGATTAAGGATGCGCCGGTCATCAGCCATGGAAAAGACTGGCCGACGGTCGATGCCGCCACACGCAAGGCGATCCACGCCGAGCGTCTGAAGCGACATCCGGAGTTGAAAGCGGAAACAGGGAAACAAAAGCCGCGCACGCAGAGACAAAGAACGAAATGA